One genomic segment of Pseudomonas fortuita includes these proteins:
- a CDS encoding efflux RND transporter periplasmic adaptor subunit produces the protein MRNRSIGLVVAAALAIGAGAGFWLGGRGTVTPSQPVGEQKALYWYDPMYPQQHFPAPGKSPFMDMPLVPKYSGETDDKGQPAVQVSAGLQQNLGMRLATVMAGRLERSLSVSGVLAFDERDFSVLQARTGGYVERVYGRAAGDIVAKGAPLADVLTPEWAGLQEEYLALRHSGDAQLTAAARQRLLLSGMPVYLINRVASTGKVQLSVTLSAPTAGVIQVLDLRPGMTLTPGTTLARINGVANVWLEAAVPEAQAQGLREGQPVQAQLPAFPGDPVPGKLTALLADADLQSRTLRLRIELPNPDGRLRPGMTAQVALNPGVSAEQSLLVPAEAVIRTGKRDLVMLAEEGGRFRPVEVVLGQESKGQVAVLQGLQAGQRIVASGQFLLDSEANLKGIEAATAQDAQPKAGPALHEANGRIVQIDGAQLTVDHGPFLTLGMPGMTMTFPVADQSLLDGLKVGAQIRFGIRERDEGMVVEQIKVLEGQP, from the coding sequence ATGAGGAATAGGTCGATTGGGTTGGTTGTGGCTGCTGCCCTTGCTATTGGAGCAGGCGCGGGCTTCTGGCTAGGTGGACGGGGCACGGTTACCCCATCGCAGCCAGTAGGTGAGCAAAAAGCGCTGTATTGGTACGACCCGATGTATCCCCAGCAGCATTTCCCGGCACCCGGAAAGTCGCCGTTCATGGACATGCCGCTCGTGCCCAAGTATTCAGGCGAGACGGATGACAAGGGGCAGCCTGCGGTTCAGGTCTCGGCTGGGCTCCAGCAAAATCTCGGGATGCGATTGGCAACGGTGATGGCTGGCAGGCTTGAACGATCCCTGAGCGTGAGCGGCGTTCTGGCGTTCGACGAACGCGACTTCAGCGTGTTGCAGGCCCGTACTGGCGGTTACGTCGAACGCGTATATGGCCGGGCGGCGGGGGATATAGTTGCTAAAGGGGCTCCCCTAGCCGATGTGCTGACCCCGGAGTGGGCTGGTTTGCAGGAGGAATATCTGGCGTTGCGGCATTCCGGCGACGCTCAACTGACAGCGGCGGCACGACAGCGGCTCCTGCTCTCCGGCATGCCGGTCTACCTGATCAACCGGGTCGCGAGCACTGGAAAGGTACAGCTCTCGGTCACACTTTCCGCGCCCACTGCCGGTGTCATCCAGGTTCTCGATCTGCGACCCGGCATGACGCTGACGCCGGGGACTACCTTGGCAAGGATCAACGGAGTGGCCAACGTCTGGCTGGAAGCCGCTGTGCCAGAAGCCCAGGCTCAAGGCCTGCGCGAAGGCCAGCCTGTGCAAGCGCAATTGCCAGCTTTCCCAGGCGATCCGGTACCGGGCAAGTTGACCGCGCTGTTGGCTGATGCCGATTTGCAAAGCCGCACGTTGCGCCTGCGTATCGAGTTGCCCAACCCGGATGGACGGCTTCGTCCTGGGATGACCGCTCAAGTGGCTCTCAATCCCGGCGTGTCTGCCGAGCAGAGCCTCTTGGTGCCTGCCGAGGCGGTCATACGTACCGGCAAGCGGGATCTGGTGATGCTGGCTGAAGAAGGTGGTCGCTTCCGACCGGTGGAAGTCGTGTTGGGTCAGGAGAGCAAGGGGCAAGTTGCGGTGTTGCAGGGCCTTCAGGCAGGTCAGCGCATCGTAGCGTCGGGGCAATTCCTACTGGACTCCGAAGCTAATTTGAAAGGCATCGAAGCGGCGACGGCGCAAGACGCTCAGCCAAAAGCGGGGCCCGCCTTACATGAAGCGAACGGCCGTATCGTGCAGATAGACGGAGCCCAGCTCACCGTTGACCATGGTCCCTTCCTCACCCTGGGTATGCCTGGGATGACCATGACCTTCCCGGTGGCTGATCAGTCGCTCCTTGATGGCCTCAAGGTCGGTGCACAGATTCGCTTTGGGATACGCGAACGCGACGAGGGCATGGTGGTTGAGCAGATCAAAGTGTTGGAGGGCCAACCATGA
- a CDS encoding TolC family protein, with the protein MTPQRFQGRTPTAVLFILLPAVSAQATTLPLDEALQLAERNAPSLQARQEQASAARNLVIPAGELPDPRLNLGVQNLPIEGADRWSLNRDFMTMQVVGLSQDVPNRDKRKARVETAQATVERADAEAVFERLKIRAATAQAWVNAYTVQRKLEQFDAFYKENQLLASTVRARLAGGAGSTTDTLAPKQELAQLDEQKDVLLSQAAQARSALKRWIGQDAEVGAPTFPLWPVDAAEYLHSVHAHPELNTYNAMTREAQAQVHQAQAEKKSDWSWGVDYQRRGPDFSNMVSLQVSFQLPLFTGSRQDPMIAARRAQVRQLEDEQDAALREHQAQLETDLAEYQRLQRAVRRSRETLLPLAEDRVRLALADYRAGKSPLSEVLSARRQRVEALLQDVDLQGQLAATAARLHFVYGEVRA; encoded by the coding sequence ATGACTCCCCAACGTTTTCAGGGACGAACTCCCACTGCCGTCCTTTTCATACTGCTGCCGGCTGTCTCAGCACAGGCGACAACGCTGCCGCTGGATGAAGCGCTGCAACTGGCTGAACGCAACGCTCCCTCTCTACAAGCCCGCCAAGAGCAGGCATCAGCTGCGCGCAACTTGGTCATTCCAGCGGGCGAACTACCCGATCCGCGCCTGAATCTTGGAGTACAAAACCTGCCGATTGAAGGCGCTGATCGCTGGAGCTTGAACAGAGACTTCATGACCATGCAGGTGGTTGGCCTGTCCCAGGACGTACCGAACCGGGACAAACGTAAAGCTCGCGTAGAGACAGCTCAGGCCACGGTCGAGCGAGCCGATGCTGAGGCGGTCTTCGAGCGCCTGAAGATTCGAGCGGCAACCGCGCAGGCTTGGGTTAATGCGTACACCGTGCAGCGAAAACTTGAACAGTTCGACGCTTTCTACAAAGAAAACCAGCTGCTGGCTTCTACGGTGCGGGCGCGCCTGGCCGGTGGCGCAGGCTCGACGACCGATACGCTGGCTCCGAAACAGGAATTGGCGCAGCTGGACGAGCAGAAGGATGTTTTATTGAGTCAGGCAGCTCAAGCGCGATCCGCGCTGAAGCGCTGGATTGGGCAGGACGCCGAAGTAGGGGCGCCGACGTTCCCACTCTGGCCTGTAGACGCAGCTGAATACCTGCACTCCGTACATGCCCACCCGGAGCTCAATACCTACAACGCCATGACACGCGAGGCGCAAGCCCAGGTACACCAGGCCCAGGCAGAAAAGAAGTCGGATTGGTCTTGGGGGGTGGATTATCAGCGTCGTGGCCCGGACTTCAGCAACATGGTCAGCTTGCAAGTCAGCTTCCAGCTGCCGTTGTTCACCGGCTCCCGGCAAGACCCGATGATTGCGGCACGACGCGCGCAAGTTCGTCAGTTGGAGGATGAGCAGGATGCAGCCCTGCGCGAGCATCAAGCCCAGCTTGAAACAGACCTTGCCGAGTACCAACGTTTGCAGCGGGCGGTGCGGCGCAGTCGCGAGACGCTTCTACCTCTGGCCGAGGACCGGGTACGCCTCGCTCTGGCGGACTACCGCGCCGGTAAGTCGCCGTTGAGTGAAGTGCTGTCGGCACGTCGGCAACGCGTGGAAGCGCTGTTACAGGATGTGGATCTGCAAGGACAGTTGGCTGCAACAGCAGCGCGTCTGCATTTCGTATATGGAGAGGTGCGGGCATGA
- a CDS encoding heavy metal sensor histidine kinase: protein MRPQSSLVKRLTLMFMFAVTAVLVVAGVAFYGLSQHHFRMLDEQALSEKLESTRHILSISAARGELGDQEQQLRALLGAHQDLSAKITKADGTTLFSDSKASQIPQRFEQARQGAVWEWQDESQNFRGITAQMTIAGETEPVTAVLMLDVTTHAHFFVTLQWWFGIGLVISAIVSAGLGWVVAKSGLRPVGQITKVATGMSARSLRERIPLEPVPLELQELILSFNGMLGRLEDAFVRLSNFSADIAHELRTPVSNLLTHTEVVLTKKRDLDAYEENLYSNLEDLKRMSRMIDDMLFLAKADNGLIVPEQIDVELSELVSKLFEYYQFLAEDQGIQLTLQGRGKVRGDLLMIDRALSNLLSNALRYTPEGNEISVQIEQTRENVTLSIRNSGVTIDPQHIGKIFDRFYRADPARREGGPSNAGLGLSITRSIIEAHSGRIWCTSAEGFTTFYISLPASKRLFGEAS, encoded by the coding sequence ATGCGCCCGCAATCATCGCTCGTCAAGCGACTGACCCTGATGTTCATGTTCGCGGTGACTGCTGTCTTGGTCGTTGCCGGCGTGGCTTTCTACGGGCTCAGCCAGCACCATTTCCGGATGCTGGATGAGCAGGCGCTCTCCGAAAAGCTGGAGTCAACGCGTCATATTCTGTCCATTTCAGCAGCGCGAGGCGAGCTCGGCGATCAGGAGCAGCAGCTGCGGGCATTGCTCGGCGCACATCAGGATCTTTCGGCGAAAATCACCAAGGCTGACGGAACGACCCTTTTTTCAGACTCCAAAGCCTCCCAAATTCCTCAGCGGTTCGAGCAGGCGCGCCAGGGTGCGGTCTGGGAGTGGCAGGATGAATCGCAGAACTTCCGCGGTATCACCGCCCAGATGACCATCGCGGGCGAAACGGAACCGGTGACGGCCGTGCTGATGCTCGATGTCACCACTCACGCGCATTTCTTTGTCACCCTGCAATGGTGGTTCGGCATCGGCTTGGTGATCAGCGCGATTGTGAGCGCAGGCTTGGGCTGGGTCGTTGCCAAGAGTGGGCTTCGGCCTGTCGGGCAAATCACCAAAGTGGCCACCGGGATGTCGGCAAGATCGCTCCGCGAGCGCATTCCGCTGGAGCCCGTACCGCTAGAGCTTCAGGAGCTCATCCTGTCTTTCAACGGGATGCTGGGACGGTTGGAGGATGCATTCGTTCGGTTGTCCAACTTCTCTGCCGATATCGCTCATGAGTTGAGAACGCCGGTCAGCAACCTACTTACCCATACCGAAGTGGTGCTCACCAAGAAGCGTGACCTGGATGCCTATGAGGAAAACCTCTATTCGAACCTTGAAGACCTCAAGCGCATGTCGCGCATGATCGACGACATGCTTTTCCTCGCGAAGGCGGATAACGGTCTGATCGTGCCTGAGCAGATTGATGTGGAGCTCTCCGAACTCGTATCCAAGCTGTTCGAGTACTACCAGTTTCTGGCTGAGGATCAAGGCATCCAGCTGACCCTCCAAGGTCGTGGCAAGGTTCGTGGCGATCTCTTGATGATTGACCGAGCGCTTTCCAACCTTTTATCGAACGCGTTGCGCTACACCCCGGAAGGCAACGAGATATCAGTGCAGATCGAGCAAACACGTGAAAACGTGACGTTGTCCATACGTAACAGCGGAGTAACCATCGATCCTCAGCACATTGGCAAGATCTTCGACCGGTTCTATCGGGCTGATCCAGCCAGACGCGAAGGCGGACCAAGCAATGCAGGCCTGGGCCTGTCGATAACACGCTCCATCATCGAGGCTCACAGCGGACGAATTTGGTGTACTTCAGCGGAGGGATTCACAACTTTTTACATCAGCCTTCCAGCCTCCAAGCGGTTGTTTGGTGAAGCCTCTTAA
- a CDS encoding heavy metal response regulator transcription factor, which produces MKLLVAEDEPKTGVYLQQGLTEAGFTVDRVMTGTDALQQAQSEAYDLLILDVMMPGLDGWEVLRKIRAAGKDVPVLFLTARDGVDDRVKGLELGADDYLVKPFAFSELLARVRTLLRRGNGGSAQTTMKMADLEVDLLKRRATRNGKRIDLTAKEFALLELLMRRRGEVLPKSLIASQVWDMNFDSDTNVIEVAIRRLRAKIDDDFAPKLIHTARGMGYMMDVAE; this is translated from the coding sequence ATGAAATTACTCGTAGCCGAAGATGAGCCGAAAACCGGTGTCTACCTCCAGCAAGGCCTAACAGAGGCTGGCTTCACTGTAGACCGGGTGATGACAGGCACTGACGCCCTGCAACAGGCGCAGAGCGAAGCGTATGACTTGCTGATCTTGGACGTAATGATGCCGGGGCTCGATGGCTGGGAGGTCCTGCGCAAGATCCGGGCAGCGGGGAAAGACGTGCCGGTCCTCTTTCTCACGGCCCGTGATGGCGTAGATGATCGCGTTAAAGGCTTGGAGCTGGGTGCTGATGACTACCTTGTGAAGCCCTTTGCGTTCTCTGAGCTGTTGGCTCGGGTCCGCACACTGCTGCGCAGAGGCAACGGTGGTTCTGCTCAAACCACCATGAAGATGGCGGACCTTGAGGTTGACCTGCTCAAGCGCCGGGCTACGCGAAACGGCAAGCGGATCGACCTTACTGCCAAGGAGTTTGCCCTTTTGGAGCTGCTCATGCGCCGACGCGGGGAGGTGCTCCCCAAGTCGCTGATCGCTTCTCAGGTCTGGGACATGAACTTCGACAGTGACACCAACGTGATCGAGGTCGCGATTCGCCGACTGCGGGCCAAGATTGATGACGACTTCGCGCCAAAGCTCATCCATACCGCCCGAGGCATGGGCTACATGATGGATGTGGCAGAGTGA
- a CDS encoding co-regulatory protein PtrA N-terminal domain-containing protein, which yields MNMVKAIVVVVTFGMAGIALAEGGADRTFARMEAARQNSMQAYQVAQQEKEQPPVAAQSSKHVGHESC from the coding sequence ATGAACATGGTCAAAGCAATTGTGGTGGTCGTTACCTTCGGCATGGCAGGCATCGCCCTGGCAGAGGGCGGCGCGGACCGGACCTTTGCGCGGATGGAAGCGGCTCGCCAAAACTCCATGCAGGCCTATCAGGTTGCGCAGCAGGAGAAAGAGCAGCCGCCGGTCGCCGCACAGTCCAGCAAGCATGTCGGCCACGAGAGCTGCTGA
- a CDS encoding copper resistance system multicopper oxidase — translation MQSKTTRRSFVKGLAATGLLGGLGMWRAPVWAVTSPGQPNVLSGNEFDLYIGELPVNITGAARTAMAINGSVPGPILRWREGDTVTLRVRNRLKQDTSIHWHGIILPANMDGVPGLSFHGIAPDGMYEYKFKVHQNGTYWYHSHSGLQEQSGVYGALVIDAKDPEPFVYDRDYVVMLSDWTDEDPARVLSKLKKQSDYYNFHKRTVSDFVDDVSEKGWSAAVADRKMWAEMKMSPTDLADVSGYTYTYLMNGQAPNGNWTGIFKPGEKIRLRFINGSAMTYFDVRIPGLKMTVVAADGQYVKPVSVDEFRIAVAETYDVIVEPENEQAYTIFAQSMDRTGYSRGTLAVREGLQAPVPAVDPRPIIAMSDMGMDHGSMGGMDHGSMAGMDQGSMAGMDHSKMAGMDHGSMAGMDHSKMTGMGNEGMAGMSGAMQSHPASETNNPLVDMQTMSPTPKLNDPGIGLRNNGRRVLTYADLRSTFIDPDGREPGRTIELHLTGHMEKFAWSFDGIKFSDAEPLRLKYGERLRITLVNDTMMTHPIHLHGMWSDLEDENGNFMVRKHTIDMPPGSKRSYRVTADALGRWAYHCHLLFHMEMGMFREVRVDE, via the coding sequence ATGCAAAGCAAAACCACGAGACGATCATTCGTCAAAGGCCTGGCCGCTACCGGACTTCTGGGTGGGCTCGGCATGTGGCGCGCGCCGGTCTGGGCTGTGACCAGCCCTGGCCAACCGAACGTGCTCAGCGGCAATGAATTCGACCTGTATATCGGTGAACTGCCCGTCAACATTACGGGGGCAGCTCGTACGGCCATGGCCATCAACGGCTCCGTGCCTGGGCCGATCCTGCGATGGCGCGAAGGCGACACCGTGACGCTGCGTGTACGCAACCGGTTGAAACAGGACACCTCCATTCACTGGCACGGCATAATCCTGCCCGCCAATATGGACGGTGTGCCGGGCTTGAGCTTTCACGGCATCGCTCCCGATGGCATGTACGAATACAAGTTCAAGGTCCACCAGAACGGCACTTACTGGTATCACAGCCACTCAGGCCTCCAAGAGCAGTCTGGGGTCTATGGCGCACTGGTGATCGATGCTAAGGATCCCGAGCCGTTTGTATATGACCGCGATTACGTCGTCATGCTCAGCGATTGGACGGATGAGGACCCGGCGCGGGTGCTCTCCAAACTCAAGAAGCAGTCCGACTATTACAACTTCCACAAGCGCACGGTCAGCGACTTCGTTGACGACGTGAGCGAGAAAGGCTGGTCGGCCGCTGTAGCGGATCGGAAGATGTGGGCTGAAATGAAGATGAGCCCCACCGACCTCGCAGATGTGAGCGGGTATACCTACACCTACCTCATGAACGGCCAAGCTCCGAACGGCAACTGGACGGGTATCTTCAAGCCCGGCGAGAAGATCCGCCTGCGATTCATCAACGGCTCGGCCATGACCTATTTCGATGTCCGGATTCCTGGGCTCAAGATGACGGTTGTGGCTGCCGACGGCCAGTACGTCAAACCCGTATCGGTCGATGAGTTCCGGATCGCCGTTGCTGAAACCTACGATGTCATCGTCGAGCCTGAAAACGAACAGGCCTATACGATTTTCGCGCAATCCATGGACCGTACCGGGTATTCCCGAGGCACCCTGGCAGTTCGCGAAGGCTTGCAAGCGCCCGTACCGGCGGTAGATCCACGCCCGATCATCGCCATGAGCGATATGGGCATGGACCACGGCAGCATGGGCGGAATGGATCATGGCAGCATGGCTGGCATGGACCAGGGCAGCATGGCCGGCATGGATCACAGCAAGATGGCTGGAATGGACCACGGCAGCATGGCCGGTATGGACCACAGCAAGATGACTGGGATGGGCAATGAAGGCATGGCCGGCATGAGCGGCGCAATGCAAAGCCATCCGGCTTCCGAGACCAACAACCCACTGGTCGATATGCAGACTATGTCGCCAACGCCAAAGCTGAACGATCCGGGAATTGGCCTACGCAACAACGGGCGTCGAGTGCTGACGTACGCCGATCTGCGGAGCACCTTCATCGATCCCGATGGTCGAGAGCCTGGACGGACAATCGAACTGCACCTTACCGGCCACATGGAGAAGTTCGCGTGGTCGTTCGACGGTATCAAATTCTCCGACGCTGAACCGCTGCGGTTGAAATATGGCGAGCGTCTTCGCATCACCTTGGTCAACGACACCATGATGACTCACCCCATCCACCTCCACGGTATGTGGAGTGATCTGGAGGACGAGAACGGCAACTTCATGGTTCGCAAGCACACCATCGACATGCCACCTGGCTCAAAACGAAGCTATCGCGTCACCGCAGATGCCTTGGGACGTTGGGCCTATCACTGTCACCTACTGTTCCACATGGAAATGGGCATGTTCCGAGAAGTACGTGTGGACGAATGA
- a CDS encoding copper resistance protein B: protein MANSLGRPSLLALTVSISMLGVTPSFAAEEMDHSGMDHSKMGHGSMQMDAAPSESMPAMDHSKMGMGKQQKKPAPVDHSQMGHAQSKSKSSPVDHNKMDHSKMNHGNMQGMDHGSMKGMDHSQMNHSSATSPTTTSRTPIPVLTDADRESAFPPLGGHQVHDSGINSFFLLDQLEYQDADEGSTLAWDASGWIGGDINRLWVRSEGERTNGVTEDAELQLLYGRSVSPWWDVVAGVRQDFKPESPQTWAAFGIQGMALYDFEAEATAFIGENGQTAARLEGEYDILLTNRLILQPTAEVNFYGKNDPERGVGSGLANTEVGLRLRYEIVRQFAPYIGVTWSRSYGNTADFIRDEGGDVDEARFVAGIRMWF, encoded by the coding sequence ATGGCCAATAGCCTCGGGCGGCCTTCGCTGCTGGCTCTGACCGTTTCGATCAGCATGCTGGGCGTAACGCCCAGCTTCGCTGCTGAAGAAATGGATCACTCGGGCATGGATCATTCGAAAATGGGGCACGGCTCCATGCAAATGGATGCTGCTCCATCCGAATCGATGCCGGCGATGGATCACAGCAAGATGGGGATGGGCAAACAGCAGAAAAAGCCTGCCCCTGTTGATCACAGCCAGATGGGGCATGCTCAAAGCAAGAGTAAATCCAGCCCGGTGGACCACAACAAGATGGACCACAGCAAAATGAACCATGGAAACATGCAGGGCATGGATCACGGCTCTATGAAGGGCATGGACCATTCCCAGATGAACCATAGCTCAGCGACTTCTCCGACCACGACGAGCCGCACGCCGATTCCAGTGCTCACTGATGCGGATCGCGAGTCGGCCTTTCCGCCCCTGGGTGGCCACCAAGTGCACGACAGCGGAATCAACAGCTTCTTCCTGTTGGACCAGCTCGAATACCAGGACGCCGATGAGGGCAGCACCCTGGCCTGGGACGCATCAGGCTGGATAGGCGGCGACATTAATCGCCTCTGGGTTCGTTCGGAAGGCGAGCGCACCAATGGGGTAACCGAAGATGCTGAGCTGCAACTCCTGTACGGGCGCTCGGTCAGCCCTTGGTGGGATGTGGTCGCCGGGGTCCGCCAGGATTTCAAACCGGAATCCCCACAGACCTGGGCAGCCTTTGGTATTCAGGGCATGGCTCTGTATGACTTCGAGGCCGAAGCCACGGCGTTTATAGGCGAGAACGGTCAGACTGCTGCGCGTCTTGAGGGCGAATACGACATCCTGCTGACCAATCGCTTGATTTTGCAGCCCACGGCCGAGGTCAATTTCTATGGCAAGAACGATCCTGAGCGCGGCGTTGGCTCGGGCCTTGCCAATACCGAAGTCGGGCTGCGCCTACGGTATGAAATTGTCCGCCAGTTTGCTCCATACATAGGCGTTACCTGGAGCCGCTCCTACGGCAACACCGCTGACTTCATCCGAGACGAGGGTGGAGATGTTGATGAGGCACGCTTCGTTGCCGGTATCCGGATGTGGTTCTGA
- a CDS encoding c-type cytochrome codes for MKKTITTLLGAGAVGSAAVLGTAYFGLVNVGADDPHFPAVHSFLAMARDRSIEVRARDIEVPDLKEAALIKAGAGNYNAMCIGCHLAPGVGKTELSQALYPSPPDLTKVGVGGDPAAAFWTIKHGIKATGMPAWGKSMGDEYIWGIVAFLDQLPQMNAEQYKALVATSGGHQHGGGESDMHNHEGQHGGSGRAEHGDHDEAADDDHAQAAHDHGAAPAGSAQAADHHGDHNAAEAHSDAHPTSSPKTHVHKDGKEHTHAN; via the coding sequence ATGAAAAAAACAATTACAACGCTGCTTGGGGCCGGTGCTGTCGGAAGTGCTGCGGTATTGGGCACAGCCTATTTCGGTCTGGTGAATGTCGGCGCTGATGATCCTCACTTCCCGGCAGTCCATTCCTTTCTCGCCATGGCTCGTGATCGGTCTATTGAGGTTCGAGCGCGAGACATCGAAGTCCCTGATCTGAAGGAAGCCGCGTTGATCAAAGCGGGGGCGGGCAACTACAACGCCATGTGTATAGGCTGTCACCTTGCCCCTGGCGTTGGGAAGACTGAGCTAAGCCAAGCGCTATACCCGTCGCCACCCGACCTCACCAAGGTGGGTGTCGGAGGCGATCCAGCCGCCGCATTCTGGACAATCAAGCACGGTATCAAAGCCACGGGCATGCCCGCCTGGGGCAAGAGCATGGGCGATGAGTACATCTGGGGAATCGTCGCGTTCCTGGATCAACTGCCCCAGATGAATGCCGAGCAGTACAAGGCCTTGGTGGCCACGAGCGGCGGCCACCAGCACGGCGGCGGTGAAAGCGATATGCACAACCATGAGGGCCAGCACGGCGGGAGCGGTCGTGCCGAGCATGGTGATCACGATGAAGCGGCAGACGACGATCATGCCCAGGCAGCTCACGACCATGGAGCTGCACCCGCAGGCTCCGCTCAAGCGGCAGATCATCACGGTGACCACAATGCGGCCGAGGCCCATTCGGATGCCCACCCGACATCGTCGCCAAAGACGCATGTTCACAAAGACGGTAAGGAGCACACTCATGCCAACTAA
- a CDS encoding DUF411 domain-containing protein — protein MPTNRIFVRLAAIAGLLVTSAAYAAEPLSIDVHRDANCGCCKKWIAHLEANGFKVTDHVETDMSAVKQKLGVAPRLASCHTAVIDGKFVEGHVPAEQIRELRGRNDLVGIAVPGMPAGSPGMEVDGVSHAYQVIGLIKSGEDQVVANYPAK, from the coding sequence ATGCCAACTAACCGGATATTCGTTCGGCTAGCCGCTATCGCTGGGCTTCTGGTGACCTCGGCGGCCTATGCTGCCGAGCCATTGTCCATCGACGTTCACCGAGACGCGAACTGCGGTTGCTGCAAGAAGTGGATCGCGCACCTGGAAGCCAATGGTTTCAAAGTGACCGACCATGTTGAGACGGACATGAGCGCAGTGAAACAGAAGCTGGGCGTAGCGCCACGGTTAGCGTCCTGCCACACAGCTGTGATCGACGGAAAGTTTGTTGAAGGTCACGTGCCAGCTGAGCAGATTCGAGAACTCAGGGGGCGGAACGATCTAGTCGGGATCGCCGTACCAGGAATGCCAGCTGGGTCCCCAGGCATGGAGGTTGATGGCGTAAGCCATGCCTACCAAGTCATTGGTTTAATCAAAAGCGGCGAGGACCAAGTAGTCGCCAACTATCCAGCCAAATAA
- a CDS encoding AbrB/MazE/SpoVT family DNA-binding domain-containing protein, with product MTQSARTTVKCLDPGDGSGDVIVELPDDILRELGVTTGDRLSIELINGDIVLKPVRERRESD from the coding sequence ATGACTCAATCAGCGCGCACCACGGTAAAGTGCCTAGATCCCGGCGACGGCTCCGGCGATGTGATTGTGGAATTACCCGATGACATTTTGCGCGAGCTCGGGGTCACGACGGGCGACAGACTCTCCATCGAGCTCATCAACGGCGATATCGTACTCAAGCCAGTCCGCGAGCGCCGTGAATCTGACTAG
- a CDS encoding DUF2790 domain-containing protein, with protein MKVIKSITAILALVASSAVLAEGGSDRLHGKMIQANEQAMRAYAAAKGKNPPEVIHYRYGMRLDVAKVISMTSTKASCDVMPAQMNYEDSNGDVKILEYRTAGVGCRGQN; from the coding sequence ATGAAAGTCATCAAAAGTATCACCGCTATCCTGGCCCTAGTGGCTTCGTCAGCCGTACTCGCCGAAGGAGGATCCGACCGTCTGCATGGAAAGATGATTCAGGCCAATGAGCAAGCTATGCGAGCTTATGCCGCTGCCAAGGGAAAGAACCCACCGGAGGTGATCCACTATCGCTACGGGATGCGGCTCGACGTGGCGAAGGTGATCAGCATGACGTCGACCAAGGCGAGCTGTGACGTGATGCCGGCACAGATGAATTACGAGGATTCCAACGGAGACGTGAAAATCCTTGAATACCGGACCGCTGGAGTCGGTTGCCGGGGCCAGAACTGA
- a CDS encoding antitoxin Xre/MbcA/ParS toxin-binding domain-containing protein codes for MASLAANAQEEVDAVNPTSTRPPVESQAFPPTFHLVHTHPDGLSQLELLSLVQTGFFFSDVKCMVESSSLFKARNLVGRITGRSTRSIHRLSHPAQAHRLDAQQSAVAFQYAKGLELASKVFGSQMLAEQWLCRPCGRLLGFVPFEMLDTSLGFSVVADYLERIRLGVYQ; via the coding sequence ATGGCTAGTCTGGCAGCCAACGCACAAGAGGAGGTCGATGCAGTGAATCCTACAAGCACTCGCCCACCTGTTGAATCGCAGGCCTTTCCACCAACGTTCCACCTGGTTCATACCCACCCCGACGGGTTGAGCCAGCTGGAGCTCCTGAGTCTAGTCCAAACAGGATTCTTTTTCAGCGACGTGAAGTGCATGGTCGAGTCATCGAGCCTGTTCAAGGCTCGTAACCTCGTCGGGCGAATCACAGGAAGATCGACCAGAAGCATTCACCGTCTGAGCCATCCCGCTCAGGCCCATCGTCTGGATGCCCAGCAGAGCGCGGTGGCGTTCCAGTATGCGAAAGGACTGGAGCTTGCATCGAAGGTATTTGGCTCTCAGATGCTCGCGGAGCAGTGGCTTTGTCGGCCGTGCGGCCGTTTGTTGGGGTTTGTACCCTTCGAGATGCTCGACACGTCGCTCGGGTTCAGCGTCGTAGCGGACTATCTTGAGCGTATACGCTTGGGTGTCTACCAGTAG